Genomic segment of Photobacterium profundum SS9:
GGCTACGAACTGCAAGCGTCTTTATTGGTAGACGCAAATACTGGCGCACCCATTGCTCCAGCAGGTAACTTCTCAATAAGCCGAGGCAGGGTGGGCTTTCTGGAGCACCAGAGAGCCTAAAGATGGGATTACATTACTTTGAGAAATTCGGTCGTTGAGATATTTCCAGAAGGAAACCCCTAATTTTCGGCACGTTTTTTTCAGGCTGGAAAAGGTATCTCGGCATTGTCGGCCAAGATCACTACGAGTACCTCCACTGACTTTGCGCCGCTTGACCTGCTCCCTTAGATCATTTTCGCTTCCATTTGTATGGATTGGAATTTCTGGTCGTTCCAATACCAGCAATAAGCTTGATTTTAATTTGTTTAACCGCTTTAGTTGCTGATTAAGGAGCTCATAGCGGGTTTTCTGAGTAAATAGCCGATCGAACTCCTTCGACAGGGCTGATTTCTTCGTGTCGCAAGGCTGTTTTTTGTATTCTTTCAGCTCCTTGTAGAACGACCAAATCTCATCACGTACTTGTGCGATGTCTTCTCGATGTCCCTCATTCAACGGAATAAGCTTGTGGACCAACCGCTCCGCATGTACCCAGCACAAACCATGTTGTAGAACCTTAAACTGTCCAGCACCATCACTGATCACAGCGAGTTTACCCAAAGCTTCATTCTCTGACGCGCAACCCAATAGGGCACCTTCAGTCGCTATTTGAATATGCCTTTTTACGACAATACCCAGCTGAACTAGATGAGCAGACCATTCCTCCTCACATCCAAAGTTGGTCACTGGTGTGTTTGCTAACAATGCTAACTGGGGAGCAGGGAGTTTATTTGTCGCCATATAGTTTAGTGCGCAGGTGTTCACCTGATAACCCTTGTTTCCAGCCCGAAGGAGTGACAGGAAGTTGATCCGATTTTTTCGGTCTGAACTTTGAAACCAAGCAAACCACTCATTGCCTATGTGGGTGACAAAACCGTTCTTGCCCTGATGCCTAGCTCCGGTGTCATCTGTTGTGATATAGCCAGTGCTTTGCAGGCCTGCAGCCAGAAGTTCGGCTTTTTCTTCATGCAAATCATCATGATTTTCGGTCAATAAGCGATTTAATTGGCCACTGGAAATATCGATACCCCATTCTCTAAGTTGTTCCAACAACAGAGGCTGAGTGACCTGACATTGATGATACTGATAGAGGATGTAGCTTCTTAGTCGAGTGCCAAAGTGTTGGCCTGCTAGTCCATTAGGCAAGGTAGCGGTAACCGTCGAACCATCAGGTAATAGATAGCAAGCTAAGCGATAACGTACATTGCACGACTGTATCTCTAACTCTTGGACGACAAAATCTCGGTAGCCCTTGAATCGTGCCCCGATAGGTAAAGGTTGTTCTGGCTGGACAATGTTATCCTGATGAATGGTCAGCGTTTGATTTTTGCTACGCTTGGTAGAGCCGGACCGTTTGTTATCAGTCGAGCCTTGGTCTGACTTTTCATCGGTATTTGTGTCGAGTTTACTCGGCTTGAACTTGGGCCGTTTTTTCTGCCCTTTTAGTACGTTGATCTCGTCTTTAAGGAGGGTGATTTCTTCTTGTTGGCGCTCAACCGTATCGGAAAGCTGCTCAATGATCCCAATTAAGCCTTTTACCAAAGGGGTTTGCTCTGACTCTGGAATGTCTGGGAGATTAATTTTCATTGAGACAAAAGGCTCTACGTGGTTAGAGGCTACTATTTTGAAGGTTTGAAAGGATCAATCAAGCCGATCTTAGAGATCCTAACATTAATTTTAAAAACACTATCAGGATCACTCTTCGCTTATGCCCCGACTTATTGAGAAGTTACTCCAGCAGGTCTTAACTTACTGACAAGCAACGGTATTTATCAATGCCGAAGCCAAGAGTTACAACCCAAGCAAAGTCACCTAGATTCACTCTTTGACAGCATTCATTGGCAAGAACAATTACATTTAGACAAGCCCCTGGTGCATGTTGTTGATAGAGAAGCAGATTCAGCGAAAGACTTAAGACGTTTAGGCTCAGTTCACTGGCTAACTCGAACTAAAAAAGGCTCAACGTTCCGTCACGAAGGTCAGTTTAAAACGGCTGAAATCATCAGTCGAACAATCTCCCCATACTTGAAAGGTGTTATTTCTCTTCGAGGTAAAGAGGGCTATTTGTTTGTTGGTGAAACGACTGTTGAGTTACACCGGAAATCAGAAAAGCTCGCGTCAGCGGCGCCCACCTGTCGCTTTGTTATGAGCCTGGTCACGGATGATGAAGGTAAAGAGCTAGCAAGATGGTATCTGCTGTCTAACGTGTTGGATGTTGATGCAACAGAGATTGCAACGTGGTATTGCCATCGCTGGAATATTGAATCTTGGTTTAAGTTATTGAAGTCAGATGGTCATCAGTTAGAGAAATGGCAGCAAACTACTGCGGAGTCAATATTAAAGCGTCTGATCACAGCCAGTGTTGCAACGACGTTGATATTTAAGCTTTATTCGGACAGCTCGGATGAAGCTAATGAATTTAAAGGTTTTTTGGTTAAGCTGAGTGGTCGTTTAACTAAGCGAACAAAGCCTGTCACTCAGCCATCACTGCTTGCGGGACTATGGGTTTTCCTACAAATGTGTGAAGTACTAGATACCTACACCATGGATGAGATAAACGCGATGAGGCAAATAGCCAGTTCGTTTTTTGCTCAATCTGTGTAGATACCTATGAATACCAGCAATAAGCTTGATTTTAATTTGTTTAACCGCTTTAGTTGCTGATTAAGGAGCTCATAGCGGGTTTTCTGAGTAAATAGCCGATCGAACTCCTTCGACAGAGCTGATTTCTTCGTGTCGCAAGGCTGTTTTTTGTATTCTTTCAGCTCCTTGTAGAACGACCAAATCTCATCACGTACTTGTGCGATGTCTTCTCGATGTCCCTCATTCAACGGAATAAGCTTGTGGACCAACCGCTCCGCATGTACCCAGCACAAACCATGTTGTAGAACCTTAAACTGTCCAGCACCATCACTGATCACAGCGAGTTTACCCAAAGCTTCATTCTCTGACGCGCAACCCAATAAGGCACCTTCAGTCGCTATTTGAATATGCCTTTTTACGACAATACCCAGCTGAACTAGATGAGCAGACCATTCCTCCTCACATCCAAAGTTGGTCACTGGTGTGTTTGCTAACAATGCTAACTGGGGAGCAGGGAGTTTATTTGTCGCCATATAGTTTAGTGCGCAGGTGTTCACCTGATAACCCTTGTTTCCAGCCCGAAGGAGTGACAGGAAGTTGATCCGATTTTTTCGGTCTGAACTTTGAAACCAAGCAAACCACTCATTGCCTATGTGGGTGACAAAACCGTTCTTGCCCTGATGCCTAGCTCCGGTGTCATCTGTTGTGATATAGCCAGTGCTTTGCAGGCCTGCAGCCAGAAGTTCGGCTTTTTCTTCATGCAAATCATCATGATTTTCGGTCAATAAGCGATTTAATTGGCCACTGGAAATATCGATACCCCATTCTCTAAGTTGTTCCAACAACAGAGGCTGAGTGACCTGACATTGATGATACTGATAGAGGATGTAGCTTCTTAGTCGAGTGCCAAAGTGTTGGCCTGCTAGTCCATTAGGCAAGGTAGCGGTAACCGTCGAACCATCAGGTAATAGATAGCAAGCTAAGCGATAACGTACATTGCACGACTGTATCTCTAGCTCTTGGACGACAAAATCTCGGTAGCCCTTGAATCGTGCCCCGATAGGTAAAGGTTGTTCTGGCTGGACAATGTTATCCTGATGAATGGTCAGCGTTTGATTTTTGCTACGCTTGGTAGAGCCGGACCGTTTGTTATCAGTCGAGCCTTGGTCTGACTTTTCATCGGTATTTGTGTCGAGTTTACTCGGCTTGAACTTGGGCCGTTTTTTCTGCCCTTTTAGTACGTTGATCTCGTCTTTAAGGAGGGTGATTTCTTCTTGTTGGCGCTCAACCGTATCGGAAAGCTGCTCAATGATCCCAATTAAGCCTTTTACCAAAGGGGTTTGCTCTGACTCTGGAATGTCTGGGAGATTAATTTTCATTGAGACAAAAGGCTCTACGTGGTTAGAGGCTACTATTTTGAAGGTTTGAAAGGATCAATCAAGCCGATCTTAGAGATCCTAACATTAATTTTAAAAACACTATCAGGATCACTCTTCGCTTATGCCCCGACTTATTGAGAAGTTACGTAATTTTTTGTTATCAATCATTAAATTAGTAAAAAAAATATCATTTGTTGTGATTGTTTTCATTAGATTTTAACCAGCTTTTGGTGTTGTTCACACACAATAATTAGCCGTGGGTAAAAGAATTTAGGCACGAAAAAAGTTAAACCAAGATATTCATTGGTAAGCAAGGTGTTAAGCACAATAGTAAACTTAATGTTACGGTATTAGTGCACTTAATCGTGATATTTATCTCAAAATATATTCAATAGATGCTTGTAAAAAACTAAAAACCCTCTTATATTAGTTCTGAAGATATAAATCGTATGGTGAAAAATATAGAAAGCTTGGTTAACCTTACTCCATTCAAATAAGGTAACTTCTGAACATAGTCCCCACGAAAATATCTCATTGTCCATTTGTTCCTAGACATAATGAAAAATAAACAACGAGTTGTTGTTGATTTTGTTTTTGTCAATCAAATAGGGATTCAAGGATCGTTTACTTTTATCTGGCTTGTAATATGTTCGTCATAATTCGCTGGGTATAGTAGAACAAATAGAGAGTGAGAACGGTATTAAATTATAAGTAATATCAAGCTTACTCATTGTTGATAATGAGAGGTATATAATGAAAACTCAAAATCGTCGTAAGTGGTTTTACTACAAAAATCAAACGACTAAAACACAAGTTAAGTAATAAAGTACGCATTAGAGCGTAAGATTGGCTTATTACCAATCAACTGAAAGTTGTGCCCCGATAGCTTTCAGTACCCGAGTAGCCAGAGGCAATAAGATTAAGTAATCATGTTTCTGGCTAACTAAAACTTTCCAATCTATTATTTTTAATCTAACGAAACTCCTTATTTAAATATAATTCGTCGTGATATTTATTTATCAAGCGAAAGCAAACGGTTGCTATTTTATTGGGTATTTTCTTATTTATAAGACTGAATATGATTATTGGTAGATATTACCGCGAATAGTTGCTTTTTCTGGAATAGATTGCACGGGCGCCCCTCCTAAATAAACATTACCTTCTACAACGAGGAAAGTGGAAAGTTCTTTTATTGCTGTATTTGCAAGGTATAAATTGCCACCAACATACAAATAGGGAGGAAGAGTGGTCAGTTTGGTTCCCATTAAACTTAAATCACTTTTTACCTGTAACCCGTTTGTGAGGTAGGTGATTTTCGAATGAGCAAGATTTATATGTCCACCTACATTCAAAATTCTTGGTAGTTCGGTAACGTCGCTATAAGCTAAATTTAGACTACCTGTAACAGTCAATTTTTTTGGCAAACGTTGAATACGACTATTTTCTAAATCAAGGTTGCCTGTTACAAGGCATTGGATCTGGCAGAGTAAGGTTTTTTGCATTTCTTAAAGACACATTCCCATAAGAGTCGGTGTAGTTGAGTAACTTTAATTCTGAGATATACTGATTAGCATAAGCGACATGTGTTGTTTGAAGGAATAGTAATAAAAATAGTGCTTTATACTTTATTTTCAATGGATTAGATGAAAAAAAAATTCGTCATTATTTCTTTGTTCCCTTCCGAAACAGCGTTCTGACCATTACTTAATTCGAGATGCTGAGCCATCATGCCTTACTCAAGTATATACCCAAGTTACCTCAAGATGCTCGTTTCAGCGAGAATTGGTTGAGCTCTAGGCAAGGCACTTATTTATAGACCTAGTCGTTCTACGTTGAAAATAAGTAACACTGCATAGAGCCCAACAAAACTCGCCCTTCGGGAGTGATTCAGCGTATCTACTTCCGTGTCAAATGTGTTGCACTTATTGTATTATTCCAGCGGAAAGCCATTCCTACACACATTTTCCTTGAATTAAACACGCTGAGATCACTCTGAATCCTGCATCTTGAGGTAGCTTGGGTATACTGTCAATTAAAAAACCTCAGCAATTATACTGAGGTTTGGGATGTTTTTGTATTATACCCAAGTTACCTCAAGATGCTCGTTTCAGCGAGAATTTGTTGGGCTCTAGGCAAGGCACTTATTTATAGACCTAGTCGTTCTACGTTGAAAACAAGTAACACCGCATAGAGCCCAACAAAACTCGCCCTTCGGGAGTGATTCAGCGTATCTACTTCTGTGTCAAATGTGTTTAAAAGGGAATGCCATTCCTACACACATTCTCCTTGAATTAAATACGCTGAGATCACTCTGAATCCTGCATCTTGAGGTAGCTTGGGTATAGACGCTAGATATAGTTATGAATTATATCGTCGAGTTTACCTGTGCTTTTTAATGTTTTAAGGCGTTCATTGATAAAGGCTTGTATATCTGCATCCATTTTTGGATCAAAAGCAAGATAAATTGGATAGTCTGGAATTACACTACTGAAGGATTGCACTCGATAGGCATCGGAGTCGAGATTTTGCTGGCTGAGGTTGTATTTAATACGTGACTGCATTTCAACAAAAGCCGTCTCTCCGGGTAATTTTTTAATAACACGAAATGCCGCTTTGTAGTCTTTTACTCTCAATTCCTCGACGTTGCCATTGTCAAAGTAAGGGACAAGTTGCGGGTAGTCAAAACCATGAAGAAGAACGATAACTTTCTCATCCATATCTTTCATCGAGTTGAAGTCAAACGTGTTATTAGTACTTGTAACGAGTGAATGCTTAACATTATAAATAGGCATCTCCGATAGGCTTTCGGCTTGAACGCCTCCCCAATTAGGACTGCCATAGGTTATCCAATTCGCTTCGCCACCTTGTTCTAATAAAGATATCATTCGGTTAAAAGGGTAAACATGGTAATCGATATCGTATTTACTGCCGTTAAATACCGCTTTTACAATATCTGTCACTATTCCTTTGTGTGTTTTATCTGGTGATTCAATTTGGAACGGAGTGGCTTGTTTTGCGATAACGTAATAATTAATTGTCTCAGATGATGCTTGAAAACTGGCACAACTTAACATTATTGCGGTTGATATAGAAAAAAGTCCTTTCATTTTACATCCTTATCTTAACTATCCCTGTGAAGTGGCTATTATTATGGTAGTAGAATAACAATAAGATGCGAGTTTAAGGATGAATGAGACGTATCGCAATATGTACAAAAAGAAAAAAATTGGATTAGCAAAGCAGCTTCTGTTTTTTATCTTACTTATGAGTACAGTGTTCACCTTAATTATTACAGGGCTGAATTTATACCGTGATTATAAGGAAGATTTAGCGAGTATCGATGAACGAATGACACAAATTGAAGGCAGCTTTTTATCAAGCCTTACCGCGAGTTTGTGGGTGGAGGATCGTGAACTATTACTGACGCAGGCTGAAGGTATAATGCATTTGCCTAGCATTCATTATCTATCGATTATAGATTCTGACGGTACTGTTGTTCAGTTAGGCAGCGAATTACAGGAATATAAACACGAAAAAGTGTGGGAGATGCAACATACTGTTGGCAAAAGGCAGTACACGTTAGCTACGCTTACGGTTCAATCTGATCTGTACACTGTTTATCAAGGGTTGTTTGATAAGTTTATTTTTCTATTGGTTTCTCAAACGATCAAAATCTTCTTGTTCGCTATTTCATCTTGTATTTTGCTTATCGTATCGTTGTACGGCCACTTACGTTGATGTCTTTGGCTGTCAGTAATTTTGATGATGACAAAGTACCACAGCGTATTAATTTAAAAGGCAGGCGTTTTGATGATGAAATATCGACGCTAACTGAAACATATAATAGTTCTGTTAACCGAATCAGAGATCATTACGATGAACTTGAATTAGCAAGAGAGGAAGCTGAAGAAGCTAACCGTAAGAAAAGTGAGTTCTTGGCAAACATGAGCCACGAAATTAGAACACCAATGAATGGGATTATTGGCTTATCATCTTTATTGCAAGAGATGGACATGCCAAAAGACCAAAAAGAATATATCCAGATGTTAAATATATCGTCTCTTTCATTACTTGATTTGATCAATGACATTCTCGATTTCTCTAAAATTGAAGCAGGGCGTTTAGAGTTAGAACATACATCGCTGAATTTGTTTGAATTGAATAAAGAAGTGGAATCCATATTCTTAGTAAAAGCGTCAGAAAAAAGTATTGCCTTCCAATGCTCTATTGATAAACGCATACCACCAATGTTGCTTGGTGATGCAACTCAACTTCGACAAGTGCTGAATAATTTAGTGAGTAATGCCATTAAATTTACCCATACAGGCTATGTTCACCTTCATACTCAATTAGAAACAGATACGGATACTGAAACAACAATACGATTTGAAGTAATAGACAGTGGTATTGGTGTTTCAGCAGATAAGCATGAAGCTGTGTTTGATAAGTTTCAACAAGCTGATGGTAGTACTACGCGTAAATACGGTGGTACAGGGTTAGGTTTATCGATTTGTCGTCAAATAGTTCATTTGATGGGGGGAGAGATAAAGATAAGCAGTGAAGTAGATAAGGGTAGCACCTTTTACTTTACGATAACGTTTGAAAAAAATGTATTAGTGTCGGCTTCGTTGGAAGACAGTAAAGCACTATCGGAGATATCCGTTTTACTGGTCGATGATAGTATGCTGAATATGCGGATCACTTCTGCTCAGTTAAACAATTTCGGCGCTAAATCGATCTGTTGTGACGATGCGACACAAGCAATCGATATTGTTAAGCAAGCTATTGCGAATAAAAACCCGTTTGATTTAGTTATCATTGATAAAATTATGCCACACCTTGATGGTTTTGAACTGGCGCAATTACTGACTAAAGAGTTTGGTCTGGATTGTCCTCGCCTGATGATGATTTCTGCTGGCCCTCAGATGGGCGATGATCTAAAGGCGAAACAAGTCGGCATTTTAGCGTGCTTATCGAGACCGTATAAAGAAAGCAATCTAAAGTGGACGGTTAAGCGCGTTATTAAGATGACTTCAGATGAAGTCATCGCGACTCCTCTAAATTGTAAACGGAGTCTAAACGGTACAGAGACATCTCAGGCGTTAAGCAATGCAACATCACCAGTCATGACACCTGAAATGACAACACCTGAAAATTTTTTACAATCAGTACACCATGCCAACATGCCTCAAGCGAGTGAAATTAATTTCTTACCGAAGTCGAATGCCGAGGTCAAAAAAGCAAGCTCACCTGAAGAATCTGGTGTAATAACAAATGATTCAACTGCTGCTTTAACCCGTGAATTGGACCCTGAAGCATCAACACCAAGAGCGAAAGTTTTGGTGGTTGAAGATGCTGTTGTGAACCAAAAAGTGGCAAAAATGATGCTTGAAAAGTTGGGTGTTGAAGTCATGATTGCAAGTAACGGTCAAATTGGTGTCGATATGTATCAAGAACATGATTTTGATATGATATTTATGGATTGTCAGATGCCAGTTCTTGATGGTTTTGGGGCGACAAAAGCAATACGAAATCTTGAACAAAATACATCACACATTCCTATTATTGCTTTAACGGCAAATGTTGTTAAAGAAGAAAAGGATAAATGCTATGAAGCAGGAATGGATGACTTTGTGTCTAAACCGGTAAGCAAAAAAGTATTATCAGCGGTGCTGGAGAAACATTTGGCTATAGTTCTTTTAGCGAAAAAAGACATTACTATCAAAAATAATATTTAGTTAAGTAAAGAGCATTGTTATAGCTATAAAGACGAGGTTAATGTTGCCTCGTCTTTTTCATTAAGATTAAACGACTCTTTGATTCGTTTGTATTGTATTTTCCTGTTTATACAAATTCACGATGATAGTTAGTGTATTAGCTTGGGTATCTTCAGATATATCTTTAATTGAATAGTAATCGATGGTTTTATGCGCAAGATATCTATCCACTAAGCTGGTTAGGCTATCGTTAATATCGCCCGTTATTTGGATGGTTTCAATTAACGCTAATTGTCCATATTGAGCTTCTGATTGAGGTATCAATTCTGGCGCGGCTAACGTGGATAACGACGCGGTTATAAGCATAGGTATCTACACAGATTGAGCAAAAAACGAACTGGCTATTTGCCTCATCGCGTTTATCTCATCCATGGTGTAGGTATCTAGTACTTCACACATTTGTAGGAAAACCCATAGTCCCGCAAGCAGTGATGGCTGAGTGACAGGCTTTGTTCGCTTAGTTAAACGACCACTCAGCTTAACCAAAAAACCTTTAAATTCATTAGCTTCATCCGAGCTGTCCGAATAAAGCTTAAATATCAACGTCGTTGCAACACTGGCTGTGATCAGACGCTTTAATATTGACTCCGCAGTAGTTTGCTGCCATTTTTCTAACTGATGACCATCTGACTTCAATAACTTAAACCAAGATTCAATATTCCAGCGATGGCAATACCACGTTGCGATCTCTGTTGCATCAACATCCAACACGTTAGACAGCAGATACCATCTTGCTAGCTCTTTACCTTCATCATCCGTGACCAGGCTCATAACAAAGCGACAGGTGGGCGCCGCTGACGCGAGCTTTTCTGATTTCCGGTGTAACTCAACAGTCGTTTCACCAACAAACAAATAGCCCTCTTTACCTCGAAGAGAAATAACACCTTTCAAGTCTGGGGAGATTGTTCGACTGATGATTTCAGCCGTTTTAAACTGACCTTCGTGACGGAACGTTGAGCCTTTTTTAGTTCGAGTTAGCCAGTGAACTGAGCCTAAACGTCTTAAGTCTTTCGCTGAATCTGCTTCTCTATCAACAACATGCACCAGGGGCTTGTCTAAATGTAATTGTTCTTGCCAATGAATGCTGTCAAAGAGTGAATCTAGGTGACTTTGCTTGGGTTGTAACTCTTGGCTTCGGCATTGATAAATACCGTTGCTTGTCAGTAAGTTAAGGCCTGCTGGAGCAATGGGTGCGCCAGTATTTGCGTCTACCAATAAAGACGCTTGCAGTTCGTAGCCAACATCGAGAGCGTGTGACATCTTAGTTTTATCTAACTTACTATGATGTTTAGCGAAATTGATATGGCACCAATCATGAGCCATTAATACATATCGACTTTGACTTTCTTTCACACCAGAACGAGCAAGTCCCAGCATCGGGCCACTTAGCATAGGAAAAGTCACATCCTCATTATGATAAAAACGCCATGTTGCTTGTGTCGATGCCCATGATTGTGTGTGGTGGCGAAGAGATTTTACACCTGGTGCATTGCTAGAATTAACTGTCATGTGTTCCATTATAAGGGTCTGATAACGCTTAGATAATCTTGATTCAAGGATACAGGGTAATTGATGTTGTTCAAAAAGAGTCATCGTCAATACTAATGAAATGAAAGTTAACTCTCTTGATCGTTGATCCTTAGATCAGTTCCCTTCTCTTGGCCGATTGGTTAATTTGTAACCATTTTGTGTAGATACCTATGGATTTAACTATCCATTTTTGTATTCATTGGATACATCGTTACTTATTTTTCACGTGAAATATTCTTTGTGGGTATATATTCTAGGCGGTTAAAAATCAACCACAAATGGAATGAATACGTAATAAAGTGAAGGTTGTTGCGACTTTGTTGCATTAAATCCTCCTGTGATGTCTAAATATAATGATATTTATTCGCGATAGAAAAAAACATAGCTAACACTTAAAGGACGTTAATTGTACAGCAGGTGTGCTTGTTAACTGACTGTCAATTAAAGGGGTATTTAATTACCTAAACAAAACAATTAGAAATGCAGTTGTGTTTTGAAGGTAAGAACGCTCTTTTTTTACGTAAAAAGCAGAAGAGACATGCATGAAAAAGAAGGCAACTCGAATTTATATTATTTTTTAACCATAACGTGGAGAGATAACAATGCAAAAGGGATTGAACCTGAGCAAAATGGCTTGTGCCATTACAGGTATGTTGATGGCAGGAATGGCCTCTACCGCTTACGCAGCGCCAACGCATGATAAAAATGTAATTGGTTATATTACACAGTGGGAGGCATGGAAAGGACCAAATGCTGGGTTTAGTGTAAAAGGTGAAGCAACGCATTTAAATGTAGATATGGATATCTACTCTATTCTTAACTTTTCTTTTTTTGGTGTAGCAAAAGACGGCTCATTACACAGTGGTGATTTACGTAATAAAAGTATTTACCAACCGAATGCCGTTCAAGAACCTGGACCATTATTACACCCAGATGTGTATTCTAGCTGGGATTTTGACATTCTTTGGGGTGAGCTCGAGTATGTTCATCAGTATCCTGGCAATGAAGCATGGGAGGCTGACAGTCTACGTAAAATACAAGAGCAAGGGTTTGTAAAAAGTGGAAGTGGTTGGTTACATGTGCCGACAGGTGTTCAAGGTCAATTCCCTATTCCATTAAAGAAAGCGGGAGGGGCACCAGGTTTGATCGATCTTGCCCATCAAAAAGGTGTGAAGGTAATGGCATCTTTGGGGGGGTGGAGTATGTCGAAACACTTTCCTGAAATGGCGGCCGATCCGGTAAAGAAAGCCCGTTTTCTTGCTGATATAGATAAAGTGATGTCATTGGGTTTTGATGGCATTGATATCGACTGGGAATATCCGGGTTTTGGTGGGATGAATTTTGCGGGTAGCCCTGAGGATTATGCTAACTTTGAACTGCTAATGGAAGATATTCGTGAACGGATTGGCCCCAATAAATTGTTAACAGCGGCATTTTCTGCATCGACAGCAAAGTTAGAAGGGTATGACTGGAATCGTCTTGTGGCATCGATGGATTCTTTCAACATGATGACCTACGATTTAAATGGTGGTTGGTCTAACGTTGCGGGCCACAATGCTCCATTGTATCCGTACCCTGAAGAGGAATACCAAGGGTTAAACCTTGATACATTGCGAACATGGATGGCACAAAAAGGCATCCCATCGAACAAGATTAACTTCGGTGCAGCCTTCTATGGACGTGGCGTTCAAACATCTGAAGCCACAGCGTATGTTGGGGCACCAACAGAAAAACGTACCGTTAACTTTGGTGTTGATGGGCCAACATTATCTTCCGCTGATTTAGATAACTGGAAAGAATTCGAAGGCCAGCCAAATTATAATTACATTCTACAAACTGGCGGTTGGGAACATAAATGGGATGCAGCCGCAGAAGTACCTTATGCAGTGAAAGGTAAATATTTCTTAAGCTATGACGACGTTCCTTCTATCGAGA
This window contains:
- a CDS encoding glycosyl hydrolase family 18 protein, encoding MQKGLNLSKMACAITGMLMAGMASTAYAAPTHDKNVIGYITQWEAWKGPNAGFSVKGEATHLNVDMDIYSILNFSFFGVAKDGSLHSGDLRNKSIYQPNAVQEPGPLLHPDVYSSWDFDILWGELEYVHQYPGNEAWEADSLRKIQEQGFVKSGSGWLHVPTGVQGQFPIPLKKAGGAPGLIDLAHQKGVKVMASLGGWSMSKHFPEMAADPVKKARFLADIDKVMSLGFDGIDIDWEYPGFGGMNFAGSPEDYANFELLMEDIRERIGPNKLLTAAFSASTAKLEGYDWNRLVASMDSFNMMTYDLNGGWSNVAGHNAPLYPYPEEEYQGLNLDTLRTWMAQKGIPSNKINFGAAFYGRGVQTSEATAYVGAPTEKRTVNFGVDGPTLSSADLDNWKEFEGQPNYNYILQTGGWEHKWDAAAEVPYAVKGKYFLSYDDVPSIEKKAQYIVDNDLGGVIVWQVHGDIKCEGTFISHGTKLKECTKLSSPLAEAIDRVFSAGTVPNAAPVLSVPTAQVVDSGQTVSFSVSATDTDGDALSFTATNATVVDNGNGSATVTYQAVNTATDTQVIVTVSVSDGRKSVIKDVVVNVKGSGVVENVPPVLTTPASVTVDSGKTVVISVSAQDADGDTLAYSSSVGTVAVTATGADITVTAPITQVDTTIDVLVTVNDGQASDVATVIVNVKAESGTGGDTTWNADAIYNTGDTVLFGGVKYTAQWWTKGDQPGSSSAWVEFNDGTTGEWKADKAYTAGDQTTFNGVTYKAKWWTKGDQPGNAGGPWEQV